The Anaerolineae bacterium region CTAAAAAAGGGGCTGCGATTTTATCCCTGTTTCCTGTAATTTTATACGGTCTGATTTCCGGGATGTCACCGTCCACCCAGAGGGCGGTAATTATGGTTACCGTTTTTTTGATGACATTTCTGTTTGAAAGGGAACAGGACCCCATAAATACCCTGGCAATGGCTGCAATGATTATTCTTATCGCTCATCCCGTATCACTTTTTTCGATTTCATTCCAGCTTTCCTTTATGGCTGTTCTTTCAATAATATATGGTTGGTCTCTAAGACATATTAAATCTGCAGGCAATAAGGGAATGATTAAGAAAGGATGGGGCATCAGGATATTGGAACGGCTGCTTTCCTTTTCATTAATTTCTTTCTTTGCAATATTAGGCACACTGCCGCTTGTCATGTTTTATTTTAATCAGATTTCTCTGGTTGGTATTGCTGCAAACTTATTGATAGTACCAATAATAGGCTTTGTTGTTGTCCCCTTGGGATTGTTTTCCGTGTTGTTATATCCGCTGAGCATTTCCGGAGCTTCAATCTGTATAAAGGGGAGCGCCGGTGTGCTGGCACATACACTGGGCATTGTGCATTATATTGCCGGATTTGATTTTGCGGCAATTAAAACCATAACCCCCAATTTTTTTGAAATATGTTGCTATTATATTTTGGCCTGGGCGATTTTGAACCTGAAAGGGATTGGTCTCAGACGGAAAACAGCAATTGTTGCCGCAGCATTTGTCATTTTTGCCGGCAGTGTTGATGCCTTTTACTGGGCATATAACAGGTTCTGGCGCAATGATCTCAGGGTTACTATTATTGATGTTGGTCAGGGTAGTTCCGCTCTTGTAGAACTACCAGGGGGCCGTTGCTTTCTTATTGATGGAGGGGGGTTTTCAGACAATTCGATTTTTGATGTGGGAGAAAGAATTGTTGCCCCTTTTTTGTGGCGCAAAAAGATCAAAACAATCGATACAATTGTTCTTTCCCATCCAAATACCGATCACCTGAATGGATTATTATATATAGCCAGGCATTTTAATGTAAAAAGATTGTGGTGTAACAGCGATTCCGCAGATATAAATAATTATACCGAGTTCATGGAAATTATAAAGAAAAACAGGATAGAAACGGTTGCATTTAAAGACATGCCGCGCAGTTATGAAATAAACGGAGCAAGCTTTAAGATTCTTTATCCCCCAAAAGATTACATTGAAAAAAGAAAAAATGAAAAACAACAAAATGTTAACAATAATTCCCTTGTAATAAAGGTAAGCTTTGGATCAAAATCGATTCTATTTCCCGGCGATATTATGGCTTGCGCAGAGGGGGACATTATTGCAACTCATGGAGATGAATTAAAAAGCACGGTCCTTATTGCGCCGCACCATGGCAGCAGGATGTCCAGCACAGCCATGTTTTTGAAAAAGATCAAGCCGGAAATTGTAATAATATCGGCGGGCTGGAAAAATAGTTTTAGATTTCCGGATCAAAAAGTTTTGAAAAGATATAATGAGATTGGTTCCCGTATATTTCGTACCGACAAAAATGGAGCATTGGTTATATCGATTGATGGCAGAGCTCTTAAAATTAAACCTTTATTTCCAGGCCTTTTTTAACTCTTCCATCTTGGATAGAAAGTTGAGTTTCATCTCTTTTGGGACAACTTTAGCCATCTTTTCAGAAACCATTCTCACATGGGGTGCGAGCAAGGAGTTTTTGATTGCAGGCGCCCCTTTTGGAAGGAATGTAGTAAAGGCAATAAGCAGAACAGATACAATAAGCACCCCTTTGATTAAGCCGAATCCAATGCCGCAAATGCGATCTACCCAGCCTAAAAAGGTAATATTGAGAAGATATTTGATTATTATGCCTAAAATGCTGATTATTATAAAAACTGTGCAAAAAATGATCAAAAAACTTAGTATATTGCGATATGAATCGTTTTGTATCCAGCTGGATAAAGGAATTGCAACCCGCATGTAATATGTATATGCAGCATAAAAACCGCCTAATACCCCTATAATTGAAGACAGTTCCTTGATAAGCCCCCTAAAAGACCCTCTTATCATGCAAAAACCGAAAATAATTATTATCGCAATATCAAAAGTATTCATAGCATTATCCTATCAGCCACCGATCTGCACCGATCATCACTGATATTTTTTTCTTTTATTGTAATAGGTTAGCTACAAGGTCTTCAACTCACCTGCGGCAGGCAGGGATTATAATATTATTAAAAATAACAAAGCAAATTTTATCAGTCAAGGTGTTTTTCTTTTTTACTTTATTACCTTAAAATTGTAGTTTGCATTAAATTAAAGGATTGTGATACATAAAAAATCAAAGTAGATTTTATGCCAACATGAAAGATAAATCAGACAGTAAAAAAATCGAATATACCTTTTCAGATATAAATGCGGCAAGGCAGCTTTTCGGCGAGCATAACAGCAACCTTCAAAGAATTGCCAGTGCATTAAGTGTTACAATCAATGCAAGAGGCAGTACTGTATTTATTCAGGGCGACAGTATTGGCGTGAGGTTGTCGCAAAATATACTTGAGCAGCTCTACGGCCTGTTAAAGGACAATTATCCGATTTATCCAAATGATGTTGATTATGCGATCAGGGTTCTGAGTGAAGATGACGGCATTAATTTAAAGGAGATTTTTCTGGATACTGTTTACGTTACTTCTAAAAAACATTCGATAACCCCAAAAAGCCGGGCTCAAAAAGACTATATAGATGCTATTCGAAAATATGATATGGTTTTTGGAATCGGGCCCGCGGGAACGGGTAAAACCTATCTGGCGATGGCAATGGCGGTTGCCTCACTTTCAGAAGGGCGGGTTAGTCGTATAATTTTAACCAGACCCGCGGTTGAAGCCGGAGAAGCGCTTGGATTTTTGCCCGGTGATTTAACCGAAAAAGTCAATCCGTATTTAAGACCTCTCTACGATGCGCTTCATGATATGATGCGTTTTGAGAAGGTGTCGAGCCTGATGAACAAGGGGATTATTGAAGTGGCTCCCCTCGCTTTCATGCGAGGCAGAACATTAAACGATTCTTTTGTTATTTTAGATGAAGCGCAAAACACCACTTCAGAACAGATGAAGATGTTTCTCACCCGAATAGGTTTTAGCTCCAAGGCCGTTATTACAGGTGATATCACACAGACCGATCTTCCGGTCGGGAAACCTTCCGGGCTTATAGAAACAAAGAATATCCTTCAGGACATAGACGGCATAGAGTTCGTGTTTTTTTCAAAAACCGATGTTGTGCGCCATAGATTGGTCCAGGAGATTATTGAGGCATATGAAAAACTGGATGCAAAAAAAAAGAATAATGAAATCTATTAAAATAAATATAGAGAAAAGCAAAGAATCGATTAATCGACTTTTAGGTTCCAGCAATTATGTTCGGTGGAGCATACTTGTTGGGGTCGCCGTAATATTTAGCATCATTCTTTACCCGGGTCTTGTTATTACAGGGCGTTCTTATAAAACAGGCGATGTTGCTGACAGGGATATTAAGTCTCCGAGAGATTTTTTTATTGAGGATGAGTCTGCTACAGAAGCAAACCGCAAGCTTGCTGTTGAGAAAATTTTAACAGTTTATGATTATGATAAACTATTATCGTCAAAATTAACCAATCGTGTGAATCAGGCCTTTGCCGATCTTAGAGCGGTTTTTGAAGATGAAACGCAAAGCCAGAGTAAAGAGGCTCCCAAGGATAAAGCCTCCGTCCATGAACAGATATGGAAGATGAAGCATGGTTTTGAGAAAATAATCGGCATTTCCGTCAGTAAAGGGGCATATCAGATTCTTGAAAAAGAAGAGTTTTTGAAAGATATTGCTTATTTTATTTCCAGAATATTAACACAGATTTTGGAAAACGGTGTTGTGGCAAATAAGGAAATACTTCTTAAAGATGCAGACAAGGGAATATTTATAAGGGATGTCGGAACCGAAACAAACATATTGGTCAATAACTTAAAGCAATATTACGGTCTTGACCAGGCAAAAACCATGGTCAGAATTATTGGTCAACCCCTCATTAAGGACTTAGACTATACACTGATAAACCTGATAGTAGATTTTGCTCAAAGGCTTCTGCAACCTAATATAACATTAAACAGGAGCGCGACCGAAGAACTGAAAAAGAGCGCGGCGGCAGAAACCAAGCCTGTTCTTTACAGAATAAAGGCAGGTGAGATGCTCTTGCGTGAAGGGGAAAGGGTTACCGAAGTTCAGCTTTTAAAACTGAAAACCCTGCAGACCCATATAAAAGATAAGCAAATACTTGCAAGCAGCATTGGAGCCTCAATGCTGCTTTTATGCCTTTTGATAATAACATATATTATTAATATAAATCCTCAAGGCCGAAATGTTCTTAACAACAACAAAAACCTGCTCTTTATCGCAAGTATGCTTATAACCTTTATTTTCATCGCCAGGATTTCGTCATCACTTTCTGGTGTACTGACCCAAAGCACCCCTTTTTCAGTATCCTCTTCACCAATTCTTTATGGTGTTCCCCTTGCCGCAGGCGCTATGACGGTATGTTTATTTATGGGTTTTGATATCGCTATCTCCTTTGCCATGTTGACCGCGCTCTGCACGGCAATCATATTCCAAAATAGATTTGAAGTTTTTATTTACTTTCTGCTTAACGGCACAATGGCTGCCTATTGGATCAGGAATTGCCGAGAGCGCAAAGTATTTATAAAGGCTGGAGTAAAACTTGGATTGCTGAATTTGATACTTGTAACAGCTATAAATATTTATATAACTGAGTTTTCAGGCTCCAACCTCTTATATGGCTGGGCTTTTGCGTTTATAGCAGGGGGGGTCGGTTCCGGGGTTGTTGCGGCAGGTATTGTGCCTCTTGTAGAAATAGCCTTTGATTACACGACAGATATAAAGCTGCTGGAACTTGCAAATCTTGATCGCCCTATTTTACGTAAACTTATGATAGAGGCTCCTGGAACTTATCATCATTCTGTAATTGTAGGCTCTATGGTTGAAGCGGCAGCATCTTCAATAGGGGCTAACTCTTTGCAGGCAAAAGTATGCGGGTATTATCACGATATCGGCAAGATTAAGAAACCGCTGTATTTTATTGAAAACCAGAAAAACGGCAGGAACAAGCATGATAAGCTTGCTCCATCCATGTCAAGTCTGATCTTGATGTCTCACGTAAAGGAAGGGGTCGAGATAGCCAAAGAGAATAAATTGGGTCAGGCCATAATCGACACCATCGGGCAGCACCACGGCACAAGCCTTATCCGTTACTTTTATGAAAAGGCAAAAAAAAATAAAGGAGGAGACGCGGTAAATATCGATAATTTCCTTTATCCCGGCCCTAAACCCCAAACCAGGGAGGCGGCTCTTGTCATGCTGGCAGATGTTGTTGAGGCGGCGTCGAGAGTGCTTGATAATCCTACTCAGCCCAGGATACAGCGCCTTGTGCAGGATCTCATAAACAAGATTTTTTCCAACGGCCAGCTTGAAAACTGTGATCTGACCTTAAAAGATTTGCACAGCATAGCAAAAAGCTTTAACAAAATATTAAACGGGATGTACCATAATCGAATCGAATATCCCGAGCAACTCGCTACAAACAATGGGAAAAACGGCGATGAAAATTCTGATGGACAACAGGCAAAACAAGCGCAGGATATTACAAGAGAAAATACAGCAAAAAGCACAGGTCATATTAAACGCCTTGGACTGTCCTGATGGAGAACTTTCGATCCTTATCGTTGATGATCTTCAGATAGAGGCGCTGAATAAAAGGTATCTTGATCGCTCAGGTCCCACAAATGTTATTGCTTTCCCAATGCGCGAAGGGAGATTTTCAAATATAACTCCGCAGCTTCTTGGAGATGTGGTTATTTCGGTTGAAGCTGCCATGCGAGAGGGAGAACTCGCTAAAATAAGCATGGAAGATCGTTTTGATCAGCTTCTAATACATGGGGTTTTGCATCTGTTTGGTTATGATCATGAAAAATCTAAGGAAGAAGCGGATAAAATGGAAAACAAGAGTAATGAATTGTTATGCCTGTTAGGTGTTAAGTGTTAGGTGTTAAGTGTTAAGGAGACCTTTAATCCTTAACCCCTAATCCTTAATCCCTGTTTTACGAATTCATCAAAAGGTATCGTTACCAAATCTTTTTATATGCAGGAGGCTTGTTAATGGCTGGATTAGCTGTAAATGTTGATCATATTGCAACATTAAGGGAGGCCAGGGGAGTTTGTTGCCCTGAGCCTGTGGCGGCAGCGGTGCTGGCCGAATTGGCCGGGGCAGATGGCATTGTTGTTCACCTTCGTGAGGATAGACGTCACATTCAGGATCGGGATGTCAGAATTCTGCGACAGGTTGTGCATACAAAGCTTATCCTGGAAATGGCTCCGACTTCTGAAATGGTTGGGATTGCTCTTGATATAAAACCTGATCTTGTGACACTGGTGCCTGAAAAAAGGGAGGAGTTGACAACCGAAGGGGGGCTGGATTTGATTGTTCACGAAAGTGTTGTTTCTGAAACGGTTGCCTTACTTCAAAACAGCAGCATTCCCGTCAGTATATTTATCGATCCGGATCCTGATCAGATAAAGTTGGCTTATAAGATAAATGCCGATATGGTTGAAATTCATACAGGATCATTTTGTGATGCGACAACAGCCGCTAAAAAAGAAAAGGCCTTTTCTAAAATAGTTGATGCGGTCAAGCTGTCCAGCAAACTTAAACTTGGCGTTAATGCCGGTCATGGAATTTGCTATAAAACCATAAAAGCTTTTAAGGGCCTTAAAGAAATTGACGAGTTCAGCATCGGCCACAGTATTGTTTCAAGAGCGGTTCTTGTTGGAATGGAACAAGCGGTCAGGGAAATGGCGATGTTGATAAAAGAATTATAGGCAGGTTGACTATGTATCTTGTAACAGCCGGCGAAATGCAGAAAATGGATCGGCTTACCATTGAATCGTTCGGTCTTCCCGGCAGGGTTCTAATGGAGAATGCCGGCAGGGGCGCGACACAAATTCTTTTTGAAAAGTTCGGCGGACTTAAAAATAAAAAGGTCGGTATTGCGGCGGGGCGAGGCAACAACGGTGGAGACGGTTTTGTTATAGCCCGTTATCTTGCCCAAAAAGGCATTAGAGCGACCGTATATCTTCTATCAAAAAGGGATGCGATTAAAGGTGATGCTGCCGCAAACCTGAAGCTGCTGGCTCCTTTAAGTGTACCTGTTATTGAAATTCCTGACAAAAAGGCTTTTTCAACACATAGAACTTCTATGGTTCATCAGGAGATATGGGTTGATGCCATACTTGGAACAGGGCTGAAATCGCAAATAAAAGGGTATTTCAGAGAAATTATCGAGTTTATCAACAGCTTAAACAAACCGGTTTTTGCGGTTGACATACCATCCGGTCTGGATTCGGATACGGGTCAGCCTTGTGGCGCATGTATCCGTGCGCAAGCCACGGCCACATTTGGATTTGCAAAAACAGGACACATTCTTTCCCCGGGTGCAAGTTATACCGGAAGCCTTGAAATAGTGGATATAGGGATACCGCATCATATTGCTGAAGATGTGGGTCCAAAACAACATCTTCTTACAACCGATCTGATCAATAATTATTTTCAACCAAGGCCGCCTGATGCACACAAGGGGAGTACAGGTCATCTCTTGTTGCTTGCCGGATCTCCCGGGAAAACAGGCGCAGCAGCCATGACAGCCATGTCTGCCATGCGTGTTGGCGCGGGTCTTGTTACTCTTGGGCTGCCAAACAGCATAAATGATATTCTGGAGACCCGGATTCTCGAGGCAATGACCTTTCCTCTTCCTGAGACCGATGACGGTGTGCTGGGTGAATCATCATTTAATGCCATTATGGAGCTGCTTTCAGGCAAAAGGTGTCTTGCCATAGGGCCCGGTCTTGGAAGCGCTGTTGAAACAAAGAGCCTTGTTCGCAGGGTTATTCAGGAAAGCACGGTGCCTATCGTTATTGATGCCGATGGGATAAACAGCCTTGCAGGCCATACTAAGATTTTACAAAACCTGAAACTCCCGGTTATATTGACGCCCCATCCCGGAGAAATGGCAAGGCTTGTTGATTCAACCCCCCAAAACATACAGAAAGATCGTGTAGGTTGCGCAAGGGATTTTGCAAAAAGGTTCAATGTTCATGTAGTGCTTAAAGGTGCAAAGACAGTAATTGCCCATCCGGATGGCAGGGCGTTTATCAATCCTACCGGCAATTCCGGTATGGCGTCCGGAGGAATGGGTGATGTGCTGACAGGAATGATAGCAGGTCTTGTGACCCAGGGTTATTCTCCTGAAACAGCCGCACATGCCGGTGTATTCCTGCATGGAACAGCCGCTGATGCCGTAGCGGATAAGACCGGCCCTTTTGGTTTTCTGGCAACCGATGTTATAATGGCCATACCTGAGCAGATCGGCAGACTAATGAAGTCTGAGCTTTAAAAAATGTCACCTTTTGCCGGGATTCAAATAATAACTCGCTGTCTTGAAGAAACTCAGTTGCTGGGACGAAACATAGGCACATCGATTTCAGCCGGAACAGTTATATGCTTAACCGGTGATCTCGGAAGCGGGAAGACTTCATTTGTCCAGGGTCTGGCCACTGGTCTTGGAGTACCGGACGATTACTATATAACAAGCCCTACATATGTTTTGATAAATGAATATTCCGGCCGATATCCTCTGTTCCATATCGATTTGTATCGAATAGAAGACCCTGTTGATTTCGAAGATATCGGGCTGTATGAAATACTTCATGGTAAAGGCGTAGTAGCTGTTGAATGGGCTGATAAACTAAGTAAAGATTTTTTATCAGAATATGTGACCATACATTTTGAGATATTAAATGACAAGTCACGCAAGATTACCATAACTGTAGATGGACATGATAAATGTAATTTGATAGAGGAAATTAAAAAATTATATAAAGAGATCGTTAAATAGTTTAGTTGTCGAGTGGTTGAGTCGGAGAACAACTAATTAACCGGTCAACTGCTTGGCTGCTTGACGAAGCCAGGAATGAGGAGAAAAAATGAGTTTGATTGTTCAAAAATTCGGCGGTACTTCAGTGGCCGATCTTGAGCGGATCCGTAATGTAGCAAAGCGGGTAGCAAAAATCTTTGACCAGGGCAATAATGTAGTTGTTGTGCTTTCAGCCATGGCAGGTATTACAGACAGCCTTATTGATATGGCAAATCAGGTTGCTGTTTCGCCTGATAAGCGCGAGCTGGATGTTTTGCTTGCCACAGGTGAGCAGACAACAGCAGCTCTTCTGGCCATGACTTTGCAATCAATGAACTATCCGGCGAAATCCATGCTTGGGTATCAGGCGGAAATTATTACCAATCGAAATCATGGTAGTGCTCGTATCGTTGGAATAGGAGCCGATCGTATAAAGAAGCTTATTGAGGAACGTAATATAGTAGTGATGGCAGGATTTCAGGGATGTGATCCTGACGGTAACATAACGACTCTTGGACGTGGCGGCTCAGACACATCTGCTGTAGCAATAGCTGCGGCGCTTAATGCGGACAAATGTGAAATATTTACAGATGTTGACGGCATATATACTGCGGACCCCAATGTCTGCGAGAAGGCAAGAAAATTAACCGCAATCTCTTATGATGAAATGCTTGAAATGTCGGGCCTTGGCGCCAAGGTGTTGCAGATTCGATCTGTTGAATTTGCCAAAAAATATAATGTTCCTGTGCATGTAAGATCATCATTCAGTGAGGAGGAAGGCACAATGGTTGTTAATGAAGATTCTAATATGGAACGTCTGGTTGTATCAGGTATAACTCACAACAAAGATGCCGCCCGTATAACCCTGAAAAAGGTTCCGGATCAACCCGGGGTGGCTGCAAAGATTTTTTCACCCATTGCCGACGAAAAAATACTGGTGGATATGATTATCCAGAACACCCGCGCCCAAGGGCAGACCGATCTTACATTTACTGTTTCAAAAAAGAATTTTAAGAAGGCGCTTGAGATAGAAAGAAAGGTGGCGGAAGAGATCGGTGCAGAAAAGGTGTTTGGCGACGAAAATATCGCGAAGGTATCTGTTACCGGAGTTGGGATGAGAAGCCATTCAGGAGTAGCGTCAAAGATGTTTTCAACTCTGGCCGGTGAAAATATTAATATTCTTATGATAAGCACATCAGAGATCAGAATTTCCTGTATAATAGAAGAAAAGTATGCGGAGCGGGCGGTGCGTGTTCTTCACAGCGCATTTGGGCTGGATAAAGATTAAGGATAGGATTAAGGATTAGAGGATTAAGGATTAAGAGGGCAGAATTTCTCCTTCGTCATTCCGGCGAAAGCCGGAATCCAGAAACCATAGGGAAGAGATTGGAGAATAAAAAATGGTAACATTTAAGTCTCTTTGTTCGAAAAAGGATAAGATTGCCATAGTAGGTTTAGGATATGTAGGACTTCCTTTGGCTGTCAGCATGTCGAAACATTTTGAAGTGATCGGCTATGATCTTAAATCCGATAGAATTAAGGAGCTTGAGTCCGGTTTTGACCGGACAATGGAGGTTTCAACGGAGGCTTTGCGTGATGCAAAGATACTGTTTACAAGCAAGCCTGAAAATCTTTCTTTAAGCAGGCTTATTATTGTTGCCGTGCCCACACCGATCGACGAATGCCGCATTCCTAATTTAAAACCGCTTAGCGGGGCTTCGGCAACTGTAGGCAGATATATGTCAAAAGGCTCATGCATAGTTTTTGAATCCACAGTATATCCAGGGGCCACGGAAGAGGTATGCATTCCCATTATGGAGAGGGAGTCAGGGTTTAAATATGGCGCTGATTTTACGGTCGGCTATTCGCCTGAGCGTATAAATCCCGGGGATAAGGCACATTCATTAGAAAACATAGTAAAGATTGTTTCCGGGTCTGATCAGGATACTGCCAGGTTTTTATCCGATGTTTACGGAAGGGTGATAAAGGCCGGGATACACCGGGTTTCATCTATCAAGGTGGCTGAAGCGGCAAAGGTTATTGAAAATACACAAAGGGATATAAATATAGCTCTTATCAATGAGCTTGCGATGATTTTCCACAAAATGGGTATAGATACTGATGAGGTTCTTGAGGCCGCGGGAACCAAATGGAACTTTCTTCCATTTAAGCCGGGCCTTGTTGGCGGACACTGCATAGGGGTTGATCCATATTATTTGACCTTTAAGGCCGAGTCGCTTGGATACCATCCTGAAATGATACTGGCAGGACGCCGTATAAACGACTGCATGGGCAAATATGTGGCGGAACAGACCGTAAGGCTGCTTGTATTGGCGGGAAAGCGGGTTAAAGGCTTAAAGGTTGCTGTTTTAGGGGTTACTTTCAAGGAGGATATACCAGATATCAGAAACAGCAAGGTGGTTGATATAATACATGAGCTTAAAACTTACGGGATTAAAGTTCTGGTGCATGATCCTCTTGCAGATGCCGAAGAGACTGTAAATCATTATGGGATTGAGCTGGCAGGCATGGAAAACCTTGAAGGGGTTGATGCGGTTATAGTAACGGTTGGGCACAGATTTTATAAGGAGTTTGGTCTTTCAAAAATTGCCGGTTTATGCCAGGGCAAAGCGCCTGTTGTTATAGATGTTAAAGGGGCTTTTAGTCGGAATGAAGCAGAAAAAACAGATATAACATACTGGAGGCTTTAGATGGATTCCACCTTTTTACGGATTCATCAACTATAAGATGGTGCCGACGGTGCTGCTGCCGCACAATTCATCAATTCTGGCCTGAACAATACAATTTTTCAGGTTATCATTACCGCTTACAAGAACAGGAACATAATTTGAAGTTGTTCCTTTTAAATGGCCTGTAGATTTTGATCGCGTGCCTTCTATTAAGAGTTCCATCTTTTTCCCGATTAATTTTTTGTAAAACTCCATCTTCTTGTTATTTCCAAGCTCTCGCATCTTCAGGCACCTGTCCTTGATCACCTGCGCCGGAACCTTGTCAGGATAAGTGTTTGCAGGCGTGCCCTTGCGGCCGGAAAAAGGAAAAACATGCAGATAGGTAACAGGTAATTCCTCTATTAATGAATATGTATTTTCAAAAGCCTGGTTTGTTTCGCCTGGAAATCCTATTAAAACATCAACACCTATTGCAGCATCCGGAATCATTTCATGAATTTTAATTACCATGTCTCTGAAAAAAGACCGCGAATAATGCCTGTGCATTCTTTTTAAGATAAGATCATCTCCACTTTGCAGAGGAATATGGAAATGATTACAAAATATGTCTGAATCAGCCACTATTTTTATTATATCGTCATTAAGCTCGTCAGGCTCTATTGAACTTAGGCGCACACGATCAATCGGGCGTGAAAAATTTATTTGCTTTAAAAGGTCGGACAGGGTTGTAGGCAAAACAAGATCAAGTCCATAGCGGCTCAGATGTATTCCTGAAAGAACTACCTCTCGACACCCGGACCTCTTTAGAAGTTTAATGCTGTCCAATACCATTTCCAGGGGCAGGCTCCGGCTTTGCCCACGCGCATAAGGGACGATGCAATATGTGCAGAAATTATCGCATCCATCCTGAATCTTTAGAAGCGGCCTTGTTCTGTTGCCGGAAGCGCCCATTACAGGCATTGGCTGGAACTTATTTTCATGTTTAATATCATGCCGGATGGTTAACGGATAGAATTCAAGGGGTGGCGAATCCTTTTCTTTCCCGTCAATAATTATTTCAGGAATTCTATGCTTGTCGGCATTACCTATAATATAATGCACACCGTTTATTTTTTTAATTTCATCAGGTTCTACCTGGGCATAACAACCTGTAACAACAATGCATGCATTTGGATTGGATCTAATTGCCTTGCGGACGGCCTGTCTTGACTGCATGGATGCTTTTTGGGTTACGGCGCATGTGTTAACTATGAACAGATCCGCGTTTTCTCTGCCGCGCGCAGCGGTCCATCCATGCTCTGCCAAAGATTGAGC contains the following coding sequences:
- a CDS encoding DNA internalization-related competence protein ComEC/Rec2; its protein translation is MAYRICSRPIIPLLISMIFGIVSGFWFPGNAIWAYSIIFLCAGLIVFRAVYKKPLSVLPLVIFCAFGYLLIQPWVAPRFPYNHITHFTDNHQWEIVGVVDKNPEACNNRLTIILRVETLGRDNSPFPVTGKIRVTATKPFPDIFVGDRLSLISKIRSIRNFNNPGGFDYRRYMAFKKIWGSAYVPGKRVVILTRNSVSGINTIIEKARNKISGLIDKTGDGNQQGVLKALIVGDRTGVEKNIREAFNRAGIGHLLAISGLHIGIIATASFIFFRKLLSYIKFFLWNAWTKKGAAILSLFPVILYGLISGMSPSTQRAVIMVTVFLMTFLFEREQDPINTLAMAAMIILIAHPVSLFSISFQLSFMAVLSIIYGWSLRHIKSAGNKGMIKKGWGIRILERLLSFSLISFFAILGTLPLVMFYFNQISLVGIAANLLIVPIIGFVVVPLGLFSVLLYPLSISGASICIKGSAGVLAHTLGIVHYIAGFDFAAIKTITPNFFEICCYYILAWAILNLKGIGLRRKTAIVAAAFVIFAGSVDAFYWAYNRFWRNDLRVTIIDVGQGSSALVELPGGRCFLIDGGGFSDNSIFDVGERIVAPFLWRKKIKTIDTIVLSHPNTDHLNGLLYIARHFNVKRLWCNSDSADINNYTEFMEIIKKNRIETVAFKDMPRSYEINGASFKILYPPKDYIEKRKNEKQQNVNNNSLVIKVSFGSKSILFPGDIMACAEGDIIATHGDELKSTVLIAPHHGSRMSSTAMFLKKIKPEIVIISAGWKNSFRFPDQKVLKRYNEIGSRIFRTDKNGALVISIDGRALKIKPLFPGLF
- a CDS encoding CvpA family protein, whose translation is MNTFDIAIIIIFGFCMIRGSFRGLIKELSSIIGVLGGFYAAYTYYMRVAIPLSSWIQNDSYRNILSFLIIFCTVFIIISILGIIIKYLLNITFLGWVDRICGIGFGLIKGVLIVSVLLIAFTTFLPKGAPAIKNSLLAPHVRMVSEKMAKVVPKEMKLNFLSKMEELKKAWK
- a CDS encoding PhoH family protein; translated protein: MKDKSDSKKIEYTFSDINAARQLFGEHNSNLQRIASALSVTINARGSTVFIQGDSIGVRLSQNILEQLYGLLKDNYPIYPNDVDYAIRVLSEDDGINLKEIFLDTVYVTSKKHSITPKSRAQKDYIDAIRKYDMVFGIGPAGTGKTYLAMAMAVASLSEGRVSRIILTRPAVEAGEALGFLPGDLTEKVNPYLRPLYDALHDMMRFEKVSSLMNKGIIEVAPLAFMRGRTLNDSFVILDEAQNTTSEQMKMFLTRIGFSSKAVITGDITQTDLPVGKPSGLIETKNILQDIDGIEFVFFSKTDVVRHRLVQEIIEAYEKLDAKKKNNEIY
- a CDS encoding HDIG domain-containing protein; this encodes MKNWMQKKRIMKSIKINIEKSKESINRLLGSSNYVRWSILVGVAVIFSIILYPGLVITGRSYKTGDVADRDIKSPRDFFIEDESATEANRKLAVEKILTVYDYDKLLSSKLTNRVNQAFADLRAVFEDETQSQSKEAPKDKASVHEQIWKMKHGFEKIIGISVSKGAYQILEKEEFLKDIAYFISRILTQILENGVVANKEILLKDADKGIFIRDVGTETNILVNNLKQYYGLDQAKTMVRIIGQPLIKDLDYTLINLIVDFAQRLLQPNITLNRSATEELKKSAAAETKPVLYRIKAGEMLLREGERVTEVQLLKLKTLQTHIKDKQILASSIGASMLLLCLLIITYIININPQGRNVLNNNKNLLFIASMLITFIFIARISSSLSGVLTQSTPFSVSSSPILYGVPLAAGAMTVCLFMGFDIAISFAMLTALCTAIIFQNRFEVFIYFLLNGTMAAYWIRNCRERKVFIKAGVKLGLLNLILVTAINIYITEFSGSNLLYGWAFAFIAGGVGSGVVAAGIVPLVEIAFDYTTDIKLLELANLDRPILRKLMIEAPGTYHHSVIVGSMVEAAASSIGANSLQAKVCGYYHDIGKIKKPLYFIENQKNGRNKHDKLAPSMSSLILMSHVKEGVEIAKENKLGQAIIDTIGQHHGTSLIRYFYEKAKKNKGGDAVNIDNFLYPGPKPQTREAALVMLADVVEAASRVLDNPTQPRIQRLVQDLINKIFSNGQLENCDLTLKDLHSIAKSFNKILNGMYHNRIEYPEQLATNNGKNGDENSDGQQAKQAQDITRENTAKSTGHIKRLGLS
- the ybeY gene encoding rRNA maturation RNase YbeY yields the protein MDNRQNKRRILQEKIQQKAQVILNALDCPDGELSILIVDDLQIEALNKRYLDRSGPTNVIAFPMREGRFSNITPQLLGDVVISVEAAMREGELAKISMEDRFDQLLIHGVLHLFGYDHEKSKEEADKMENKSNELLCLLGVKC
- a CDS encoding pyridoxine 5'-phosphate synthase, producing MAGLAVNVDHIATLREARGVCCPEPVAAAVLAELAGADGIVVHLREDRRHIQDRDVRILRQVVHTKLILEMAPTSEMVGIALDIKPDLVTLVPEKREELTTEGGLDLIVHESVVSETVALLQNSSIPVSIFIDPDPDQIKLAYKINADMVEIHTGSFCDATTAAKKEKAFSKIVDAVKLSSKLKLGVNAGHGICYKTIKAFKGLKEIDEFSIGHSIVSRAVLVGMEQAVREMAMLIKEL